CGGGACTCTGGAAGATGTGATTGAACCTTACTTAATTCAGCAAGGTTATGTCATGCGAACTGCACGTGGACGTATTGCCACCAATATGGCGTATTTGCAATTTGGCATGACTCCACCTGAATCAAAAGATAAATGACGGGAAGGGAGTACATACTCCCTTATGGTTTTCGGTCAATATTGAGCATTTTCATATCATCCTGTCCTTATTGTTAAAGCAGAGAATCCTTAGCGTTTGTCAGTCGTGACTTGGGTAAGAAACCAAGTTATTCATACCGGATAGACCGGGTATATACAGTTATGCTCTGAGTACTGCTAAAACATTTGCCGTCATTAAAATCACTCAGCAGACTCAAATGAGCTAAAAACAGAACAACACAAGCGGATTTCCCCCTATTCAGATATAGGTGAGTCAAGGTACTCACCCTGCTAAGATTGCCTCATAAATAAGCAATTGACTGCGCTCTACAGACGCAATAACGTGCCGACTCAGATTTGACATCTTGTGCCATTGGTCTCAAGGCTCACAATGCTAAACTTTGACGCGCTAATTTGCTTGGCTTCAGGAAGGAATAGAGTAGATTTCAAACCTTGCCCTCCCTTCTAAAACAAGCAAATATTTCGTAAAACCTGCATGGAACAAAACTATGGCGAATCACTTTGAATTCAATATCCGCGTCTATATTGAAGATACTGATGCGGGTGGCATTGTCTATCACGCCAACCATATTCGCTATATGGAACGTACCCGTACCGAATGGTTACGTGCGGCTGGCGTCAGTCATTACTGGCATCAGTCCGACTATAACTTTGTTGTGCACAAAATTAGCGTGAAGTATATGCGTCCAATTTTAATGGATGATTTAATTACTGTTACTGCACGTGTCATTTCATGTAAAGCTTCATCATTTGTATTGCAACAAAATATTTATCGTGGTGAAATCATGCTTGCATCTGGCGAGGTAGAGTTGGCATGTATTAGTGCAGAAATGAAACCGCGTCGACTTCCAGATGAAATACGCGAACTGATTCGAAAAGAATTGGAACAAGACTAAAAAAATTAATTGGCACACGTAACAACTATGGCAACTCAGTTAGAATCATCTCTTCAAATTTCAGATCTTATTTTACAAGCAAGCCCTGTCGTACAACTGGTGATGCTTTCTTTGCTGTTAGCCTCATTGTACAGCTGGTATCTGATTGCCAAGTTATATATGAGCTATAAAAAGGCTCAGGCTGAAGACCAGCATTTCCAGAAAATTTTCTGGTCAGGTGCCGAACTGAAAACCTTGTATAACAATGCCCAGCTGAATTCTAAACGTACCGGTCTTGAAGATATTTTCTATCAAGGTCTGGGTGAGTTCCTGAAACTGAAAAAGCGTCATGCGCCGACTACCCAGTCCATTGAAGGCACAGAGCGTATTCTGCGTGTCGGCCTCAGTCGTGATCAGGGACAACTTGAACAGGGACTGGGAGCTTTGGCCAGCATTGGCTCAGTTGCACCCTATGTCGGTCTTTTTGGTACGGTCTGGGGCATCATGAATGCCTTTATTGGCTTGGCTGATGTCGAGCAGGTAACGCTGGCGACCGTTGCACCAGGCATTGCAGAAGCGCTGATTGCTACAGCCATTGGCCTGTTTGCAGCAATTCCAGCTGTATTGGCTTTTAACCATTTCACCGCTAAAGGCGAAACCCTGTACTCAGATCGTGCCCTGTTTGCTGAAGAAATGGTGGCGCTGCTGCAACGTCAGTCGGTGGGCGTAACACAGGACACGAACTAATGGCTATTCAAGGTGCAGGACGCTTTGCGCGTATTAAAAAACCACTGAAAAGTGACATGAATGTTGTACCTTATATTGATGTCATGCTGGTACTTCTGGTTATTTTCATGGTGACGGCTCCCATGATTACCAGCGGTATTAAAGTTGACTTGCCTCAGGCCAATGGTCTACCCATCGAATCTAAAGATGCACCCACTATTGTCACGCTGAAAGAAGATGGAACCTATTATCTGGACTACAAAAACCAGACCACAGGCCCAGTCACACTAGCTGAGTTGAGCCAGACTTTGGTGGAAGCGCAGACCGAGGCTGAGAAGAATAACAAGCTGCTGAATGTCGTGATCAACGGTCATACCACCCGTCCTTATGGCGATGTCATGGCGCTGATGTCGAGCCTGCAAGATGCCGGTCT
The nucleotide sequence above comes from Acinetobacter sp. 10FS3-1. Encoded proteins:
- the ybgC gene encoding tol-pal system-associated acyl-CoA thioesterase, which encodes MANHFEFNIRVYIEDTDAGGIVYHANHIRYMERTRTEWLRAAGVSHYWHQSDYNFVVHKISVKYMRPILMDDLITVTARVISCKASSFVLQQNIYRGEIMLASGEVELACISAEMKPRRLPDEIRELIRKELEQD
- the tolQ gene encoding protein TolQ, translated to MATQLESSLQISDLILQASPVVQLVMLSLLLASLYSWYLIAKLYMSYKKAQAEDQHFQKIFWSGAELKTLYNNAQLNSKRTGLEDIFYQGLGEFLKLKKRHAPTTQSIEGTERILRVGLSRDQGQLEQGLGALASIGSVAPYVGLFGTVWGIMNAFIGLADVEQVTLATVAPGIAEALIATAIGLFAAIPAVLAFNHFTAKGETLYSDRALFAEEMVALLQRQSVGVTQDTN
- the tolR gene encoding protein TolR; translation: MAIQGAGRFARIKKPLKSDMNVVPYIDVMLVLLVIFMVTAPMITSGIKVDLPQANGLPIESKDAPTIVTLKEDGTYYLDYKNQTTGPVTLAELSQTLVEAQTEAEKNNKLLNVVINGHTTRPYGDVMALMSSLQDAGLSQVGLLTKPLE